One Aegilops tauschii subsp. strangulata cultivar AL8/78 chromosome 7, Aet v6.0, whole genome shotgun sequence genomic window carries:
- the LOC141027062 gene encoding uncharacterized protein: MDEDIACQLIGCESAHAVWTTVAAMFGAQSHANVRHIRQLQSLRKDEMSTAEYMHKMKALADTMAAASSPIRDDELIDHILTGLGSAYNSIAASLGVSNAAMPYSSFYSLVLSFEALQAQQSAVEGWSPSANAVTRSGSYGAGRRAPYSDPYLSPVGGRPTDGHGQPGQSRQGGNGGNSGGRERNAGYAGNGRQGGGGNAGNNSGGGGRRNRWRPRCQICKNWGHEADDCRKRYDQDYNSRSANSASTNTVDFPWVLDTGATDHLTNDLERLQVHARYDGKDQVQVANGAGRIYISRDVVFDETVFPYSNTGVSAMLLSVLLRYRLLLRRLLT; encoded by the exons ATGGATGAGGACATTGCGTGCCAACTCATTGGCTGTGAGTCGGCGCATGCGGTGTGGACCACCGTCGCCGCCATGTTTGGCGCTCAGAGCCATGCCAATGTTCGCCATATCCGGCAACTTCAGTCGCTCCGGAAGGACGAGATGTCCACGGCGGAATACATGCACAAGATGAAGGCACTAGCCGACACTATGGCCGCCGCCAGCTCCCCGATCCGCGATGATGAGCTTATCGATCACATCCTCACCGGACTCGGCTCCGCCTACAACTCCATCGCCGCCTCCTTGGGCGTGAGTAACGCCGCCATGCCCTACTCCAGCTTTTACTCATTGGTTCTGTCATTCGAGGCGCTGCAGGCACAGCAGAGTGCGGTGGAGGGGTGGTCTCCCTCCGCGAACGCCGTGACCCGTTCGGGTTCGTACGGCGCGGGCAGACGCGCACCCTACTCCGATCCCTACCTCTCCCCAGTGGGGGGGCGCCCGACTGATGGACATGGCCAGCCCGGGCAGAGCCGCCAGGGCGGTAATGGCGGCAACTCCGGCGGCCGTGAACGCAATGCTGGTTATGCCGGCAATGGCCGGCAAGGTGGAGGGGGCAACGCCGGCAACAACAGCGGAGGAGGTGGGCGTCGCAACCGCTGGCGTCCCCGGTGCCAAATTTGCAAGAACTGGGGCCATGAAGCCGACGACTGCCGCAAGCGCTATGATCAGGATTACAACTCCCGCTCCGCCAACTCGGCCTCCACCAACACCGTCGACTTTCCTTGGGTGCTGGATACCGGGGCTACGGATCACTTGACTAATGATCTTGAGCGCCTGCAGGTTCACGCGCGCTATGACGGCAAGGATCAGGTTCAGGTGGCCAATGGTGCAG GTCGGATATACATCTCTCGTGATGTTGTTTTCGACGAGACTGTGTTTCCTTACTCCAACACCGGCGTCTCG GCGATGTTGCTCTCTGTTCTCCTCAGGTACCGGTtgctgcttcgccgcctcctgaCATGA